A portion of the Roseimicrobium gellanilyticum genome contains these proteins:
- a CDS encoding glycosyltransferase, giving the protein MSSIVLTNWMLGGRSGMELYIRDLALGLKERGWEPTIFSLKTGPLAEELREAGVPVVTRSEDLPRDAVLIHGHHNFMTVMALLACRKARGLFVCHASLFWQEEAPVFPRVLTYVGVDDLCRERVAGDLQCPLEEVRFIGNSVDLARFTPRPPLPPAPKRALLFSNYAAEHTFLPVVREACRQAGLELDVIGSGVLHQVDDPERVLKEYDIVFAKARCAMESLATGCATVLCGVEGVGPLVTTENFDRLRRDNFGRRCLSLPMTVECLLTGIRQYDAAACEGTGRYARQELNLEHVIGQWIDLYEEVLASPCPAGDVESECRAAAVMIEKLSPPLFRTFELESARDYLQHEMGKLTEAKAGLETELARAVASSTANEHSVAELRGKLKGVQQESQRHRAERDRMREKARDKAAGTVALKGPLAWLWRHRMLRPIARLLGVRGR; this is encoded by the coding sequence ATGAGTTCCATCGTCCTCACCAACTGGATGCTCGGCGGTCGCAGCGGCATGGAGTTGTACATCCGTGACCTGGCGCTCGGATTGAAAGAGCGGGGTTGGGAGCCGACCATCTTCTCACTGAAGACTGGACCGCTGGCGGAGGAACTGCGGGAGGCAGGAGTGCCCGTGGTGACCCGGTCAGAGGACCTGCCGCGCGATGCTGTTCTCATTCATGGTCATCACAATTTCATGACGGTGATGGCGCTGCTGGCTTGCAGAAAGGCGAGGGGGCTCTTCGTCTGCCACGCCTCCCTCTTTTGGCAGGAGGAAGCGCCCGTGTTCCCCCGGGTACTGACGTATGTGGGCGTGGATGATCTCTGCAGGGAAAGAGTGGCGGGGGACCTTCAGTGTCCTTTGGAAGAGGTGCGATTCATCGGCAACTCGGTGGATCTTGCCCGGTTCACTCCGCGTCCTCCGCTTCCACCAGCGCCGAAACGGGCGCTCCTCTTCAGCAACTACGCGGCAGAGCATACCTTCCTCCCTGTAGTGCGTGAGGCCTGTAGACAGGCGGGATTGGAGCTCGATGTCATCGGCTCCGGAGTGCTGCATCAGGTCGACGATCCGGAGCGCGTGTTGAAGGAGTATGACATCGTCTTTGCCAAGGCCCGCTGCGCCATGGAATCACTGGCGACCGGCTGTGCCACGGTGCTCTGTGGCGTGGAGGGGGTGGGGCCACTGGTGACGACGGAGAATTTTGATCGTCTGCGTCGCGACAACTTTGGGCGACGCTGCCTCTCCTTGCCGATGACGGTGGAGTGTCTGCTTACCGGGATACGCCAGTATGACGCTGCCGCCTGCGAAGGGACCGGCCGATATGCGCGCCAGGAGCTCAATCTGGAGCACGTGATTGGTCAGTGGATTGACTTGTACGAGGAAGTTCTCGCTTCGCCATGTCCCGCAGGCGATGTGGAGAGCGAGTGCAGGGCCGCTGCCGTGATGATTGAGAAACTCAGTCCGCCACTGTTCCGCACGTTTGAACTGGAAAGTGCTCGTGATTATTTGCAGCACGAGATGGGAAAGCTGACCGAAGCCAAGGCGGGGCTCGAAACAGAATTGGCCCGGGCGGTTGCTTCCTCCACCGCAAACGAACACTCGGTCGCGGAGCTGCGTGGCAAGTTGAAAGGCGTCCAGCAGGAGAGTCAGCGCCATCGGGCTGAGCGCGACCGGATGCGTGAAAAGGCACGGGATAAAGCAGCTGGCACTGTGGCCCTGAAAGGCCCGCTGGCGTGGCTCTGGCGGCACCGCATGTTGCGACCCATTGCCAGGCTCCTGGGAGTGCGTGGCCGGTAG
- a CDS encoding dynamin family protein translates to METSQGRMIGQDFLGLRNRLEQALDSLAQLAPDAGAKDEHVTMLDNLVKSLDEPFVFVVVGEVNVGKSTLLNALFGADLSSTGVIPTTDRIFFYKHGPKVKRVPITRTLEEVFVPVEFLKDFHVVDTPGTNSVAKEHQEITERFIPASDLVLFVFSAINPWGASAWQFLERVHKDWMRHVIFVLGQCDLRTAEEVSSILDYMKQLSRQRFGREFPVFPVSAKSAYLSRSSGLDRDRLYLSSGFPQLEAHISKTIGGNAQRAGKMAHALKLARELLVALQSTATGRIASREEKSRLLGELEAEFAAIEERSHSKLTGTIDASSTDFGRAAGEVAGRVQKMLSLPAAYGSMLKEKRSVKGLEREVLDQVWEPNASRWVQASKIIEDDVGAAADHLSGQFGAGLKVQVREELRPDASFWETHRHRLRQHLEDMLHRVVYHLGVEKEVAPVFARSRKLARNSVVIMLVALMGGIALVTQGLGVYGAVLAGVGLLSGGGLALACHRLLRTASQVVDQRLKEAEKSLHDALEGEIRQEVRDLYAGMASILQPTRERLAEQKKRHHTLQEQLADLDVTLRTIETELDKLSSQRAG, encoded by the coding sequence ATGGAGACCAGCCAGGGCAGGATGATAGGCCAGGATTTCCTGGGGCTGCGCAACCGGCTGGAGCAGGCGCTGGATTCCCTGGCGCAGCTCGCGCCAGATGCCGGTGCCAAAGACGAGCATGTGACGATGCTCGACAACCTGGTGAAGAGCCTGGATGAGCCCTTTGTCTTTGTCGTCGTGGGTGAGGTGAACGTGGGCAAGTCCACGCTGCTGAATGCCCTCTTCGGCGCGGACCTTTCCAGCACCGGAGTCATTCCCACTACCGACCGGATCTTTTTTTATAAGCATGGGCCAAAGGTGAAGCGGGTGCCCATTACCCGCACCCTGGAGGAGGTCTTTGTTCCCGTTGAGTTCCTCAAGGATTTCCATGTGGTGGACACGCCTGGTACAAACTCCGTGGCGAAGGAGCACCAGGAAATCACGGAGCGCTTCATCCCGGCGTCGGACTTGGTGTTGTTCGTCTTCTCGGCCATCAATCCTTGGGGTGCCTCGGCGTGGCAGTTCCTGGAGCGAGTGCACAAGGACTGGATGAGGCACGTCATCTTCGTGCTGGGCCAGTGTGACCTGCGCACGGCAGAGGAGGTGTCCTCGATTTTGGACTACATGAAGCAGCTCAGCCGGCAGCGTTTCGGCCGGGAGTTTCCTGTCTTCCCCGTTTCTGCCAAGAGCGCCTACCTTTCACGCAGCTCAGGCCTCGACCGCGACAGACTTTACCTGAGCAGTGGTTTCCCACAGCTGGAGGCGCACATTTCCAAGACCATCGGCGGCAATGCCCAGCGCGCCGGGAAGATGGCTCATGCATTGAAACTGGCGCGTGAGCTGCTTGTGGCCCTGCAATCTACCGCCACGGGCCGAATCGCCAGCCGCGAGGAAAAGTCCCGGCTGCTGGGCGAACTGGAAGCTGAATTTGCCGCAATTGAAGAGCGTTCGCACTCCAAGCTCACTGGCACCATTGACGCATCATCCACAGATTTTGGCCGTGCTGCGGGAGAGGTTGCTGGCCGTGTGCAGAAGATGCTGAGCCTTCCTGCGGCCTACGGCAGCATGCTGAAGGAGAAGCGTAGCGTGAAAGGCCTGGAGCGCGAGGTGCTCGACCAGGTCTGGGAGCCGAATGCCTCCCGATGGGTGCAGGCGTCCAAGATCATCGAAGACGATGTGGGAGCTGCTGCTGACCATCTCAGCGGCCAGTTCGGCGCCGGGCTGAAGGTGCAGGTGCGGGAGGAACTCCGGCCTGATGCTTCCTTTTGGGAAACGCACCGCCATCGACTCCGCCAGCATCTGGAGGACATGCTGCACCGGGTGGTATATCACCTGGGAGTGGAGAAGGAAGTGGCGCCCGTCTTTGCTCGCTCCCGCAAGCTGGCCCGGAATTCCGTAGTGATCATGTTGGTGGCCCTCATGGGGGGGATAGCGCTGGTGACGCAAGGCCTGGGCGTCTATGGAGCTGTGCTCGCAGGCGTGGGCCTGCTCAGCGGAGGTGGCCTGGCGCTCGCCTGCCACCGTCTGCTGCGCACGGCTTCCCAAGTGGTGGATCAACGCTTGAAGGAGGCAGAGAAGTCGCTGCACGATGCCCTGGAAGGGGAGATCCGGCAGGAGGTGCGAGACCTGTACGCGGGCATGGCCTCCATCCTGCAGCCCACCCGCGAACGGTTGGCGGAGCAGAAAAAGCGGCACCATACCCTGCAGGAGCAGCTTGCGGATCTGGACGTCACCTTACGTACCATCGAGACAGAGCTGGACAAGCTTTCCAGCCAGCGGGCGGGTTGA
- a CDS encoding polysaccharide deacetylase family protein, translating into MFLSIWVGVVMAGAQTGCSTLSKKEAEVRPPVAAENRPAQPPANPGSGRSMRNPDYYTIPKVPPPGARNTYSSVNVNGPYIAITFDDGPHPTNTPRLLNILAQRNIKATFFVVGQLAKEYPQIIRRILAEGHEIANHTLTHPTLTKVSDDRIRRELGETHKALVDIAGYHTRLFRPPGGATNARLKEWFHNEYGYSTILWTVDPQDWKRPGVSVVTSRLVNGARPGAILLCHDLHAPTVDAMPGTLDQLLAKGFKFVTVSQLLNMESSAPASSVTAVAPSSDPAPFNPNGSIVPSVPSDAPIPFLKGQPPAVNGIPSEGGAAPLR; encoded by the coding sequence ATGTTCCTTTCCATTTGGGTCGGTGTAGTCATGGCAGGCGCGCAAACCGGCTGCTCAACTCTCAGCAAGAAGGAGGCGGAAGTCCGCCCTCCGGTGGCTGCTGAGAACCGTCCGGCGCAACCTCCGGCGAATCCCGGAAGCGGACGCAGCATGCGCAATCCGGACTACTACACCATTCCCAAGGTGCCGCCGCCCGGCGCGAGGAACACCTACTCCTCCGTGAACGTGAATGGCCCGTACATCGCCATCACCTTTGACGACGGCCCGCATCCCACGAACACCCCGCGCCTGCTGAACATCCTCGCCCAGCGCAACATCAAGGCGACGTTCTTCGTCGTCGGCCAGTTGGCGAAGGAGTATCCGCAGATCATCCGCCGCATCCTTGCCGAGGGGCATGAGATTGCCAACCACACCCTGACTCACCCCACGCTCACGAAGGTCTCGGATGACCGCATTCGCCGCGAGCTTGGCGAGACACACAAGGCGTTGGTGGACATTGCCGGGTATCACACCCGCCTGTTCCGTCCGCCGGGCGGTGCGACGAATGCCCGCTTGAAGGAATGGTTCCACAACGAGTACGGCTACAGCACCATCCTCTGGACCGTGGATCCGCAGGATTGGAAGCGCCCCGGCGTGAGCGTGGTGACCAGCCGACTGGTGAATGGCGCCCGCCCCGGTGCCATCCTGCTGTGCCATGACCTGCATGCACCCACCGTGGACGCCATGCCCGGCACGCTCGACCAGCTCCTGGCCAAGGGCTTCAAGTTTGTGACGGTGAGCCAGCTTCTGAACATGGAATCCAGTGCCCCGGCCTCTTCAGTGACAGCCGTCGCGCCTTCGTCGGATCCGGCTCCCTTCAACCCCAATGGATCGATTGTACCTTCCGTACCCAGCGATGCGCCGATCCCCTTCCTGAAAGGCCAGCCCCCGGCTGTGAACGGCATCCCTTCAGAGGGGGGAGCCGCACCTCTGCGCTAG
- a CDS encoding FHA domain-containing protein, which yields MKDSLPQKAFLPSDETIETMLSNTTAEVFSLPANNQAFLQRMLVISKVSEALPAGKAGPLVASIQGGGLGPAGFTPIKKSLTVGRSRRADWQVEDSQKKLSSCHFSISQHGQKYVLTDLDSSNGTRVNESPARIKQCFIHHGDFIHAGGFTFMVFLHQKS from the coding sequence ATGAAAGACTCTCTTCCCCAAAAGGCGTTCCTGCCATCTGATGAGACCATTGAGACCATGCTCTCCAATACGACCGCGGAAGTCTTCTCCCTTCCCGCAAACAATCAAGCCTTCCTCCAGAGGATGCTGGTCATCAGCAAGGTCTCAGAGGCATTGCCGGCTGGCAAGGCCGGGCCCCTTGTGGCTTCCATACAGGGCGGCGGCCTCGGCCCCGCCGGCTTCACACCAATCAAGAAATCCCTGACGGTAGGACGCAGCCGCAGGGCCGACTGGCAGGTGGAAGACAGCCAGAAAAAACTCAGCAGCTGCCATTTCAGCATCTCCCAGCACGGTCAGAAATATGTCCTGACAGATCTCGATTCCAGCAACGGCACGCGCGTCAACGAAAGTCCCGCCAGGATCAAGCAGTGCTTCATCCACCACGGCGACTTCATCCATGCAGGAGGCTTCACCTTCATGGTGTTTCTTCATCAGAAGTCCTGA
- a CDS encoding glycoside hydrolase family 71/99-like protein produces MASAADVSRVDTSTITGKVVTGYQGWFRCEGDGSNNGWHHYGAKGKFEPGFAGIEMWPDVSELTEEEKFATPFRHTDGSVAHVFSSVKEATVRRHFEWMRDYGIDGAFLQRFGVQTKDKRFRDPMDQVLAHCRAAANATGRGWILMYDLTGLKAGESTRVIEDWKRLVDEKRVARDGSDAAYFRHHGKPLISLWGLGFKESPLTLEEWSALLTFFKDDAQYGGCSVMLGVPYHWRTLDRDSISDPKLHELITRADIVSPWAVGRLATPQDAANRVEKVLKPDVTWCQEKKVDYLPVIFPGFSWVNLSKGRGQEAKFDAIPRLGGQFLWSQAIAAKRAGSQMLYVAMFDEVDEATAIFKTSNNPPNSDATKFLADPSLKSDHYLWLVGRIGQMLRGELDASDSRPERK; encoded by the coding sequence ATGGCTTCCGCTGCGGATGTATCGCGTGTCGATACCTCCACCATCACTGGTAAGGTCGTGACGGGATACCAAGGATGGTTTCGCTGTGAGGGCGATGGCAGCAACAACGGCTGGCACCACTACGGGGCGAAAGGAAAATTCGAGCCGGGGTTCGCCGGCATTGAAATGTGGCCGGATGTTTCTGAACTTACCGAGGAGGAGAAGTTCGCCACCCCTTTCCGACATACAGACGGGAGTGTGGCGCATGTCTTCAGCTCTGTGAAGGAAGCTACGGTGCGCAGGCACTTCGAGTGGATGCGAGACTACGGCATCGATGGCGCCTTTCTCCAACGCTTCGGCGTGCAGACGAAGGACAAGCGTTTCCGCGATCCCATGGACCAGGTGCTGGCCCACTGCCGGGCCGCTGCGAATGCCACAGGGCGTGGTTGGATCCTCATGTATGATCTCACCGGGTTGAAGGCAGGTGAGAGCACGAGAGTCATCGAAGACTGGAAACGCCTGGTCGATGAGAAGCGCGTGGCGCGCGACGGCTCGGACGCTGCGTATTTCCGGCATCATGGGAAACCGCTGATCTCGCTGTGGGGATTGGGCTTCAAGGAAAGTCCGCTCACGCTGGAGGAGTGGTCAGCTTTGCTCACCTTCTTCAAGGACGATGCGCAGTATGGCGGATGCAGTGTGATGCTGGGCGTGCCGTACCACTGGCGGACACTGGATCGCGACAGCATTTCTGATCCGAAGCTCCACGAACTCATCACACGAGCTGACATCGTGAGTCCATGGGCGGTAGGCCGTCTGGCGACACCTCAGGACGCTGCCAATCGCGTGGAGAAAGTTCTGAAACCGGATGTCACATGGTGCCAGGAAAAGAAGGTGGATTACCTGCCGGTGATTTTTCCGGGTTTCAGTTGGGTAAATCTCTCCAAGGGACGTGGTCAGGAGGCGAAGTTTGATGCCATTCCACGCCTCGGAGGACAGTTCCTCTGGTCCCAGGCAATTGCTGCGAAGCGTGCGGGTTCGCAGATGCTGTATGTGGCGATGTTCGATGAAGTGGACGAAGCCACGGCGATCTTCAAGACAAGCAACAATCCTCCCAACTCCGACGCCACCAAGTTCCTCGCGGATCCTTCATTGAAGAGCGATCACTATCTGTGGCTTGTGGGAAGGATTGGGCAGATGCTGCGGGGTGAGCTGGACGCGAGTGACTCAAGACCTGAGCGGAAGTAA
- a CDS encoding SH3 domain-containing protein — protein MIKSILPIVLLVWMLTAANYAFAELTHLAVIDDADGYTNVRQGKSTKTPILGRIDEDVRFLVEPSSESWWLVRMPDGTSGYMHSSCIRVLGKAVAASPTTPETRTSQADDSDLGGHFSPGIQPPTADASATEKFLYELHSVTMSYFLASSYQVSIGNNVYTDAHWALGRALGVKDLLESELVDEVPGSITDFCGNALQLDGALQIIARASESAGRAAVNDARDAFIQSATGSQRDGADPALNVLARAILRAGAVQVMARNLLGAKQNGGYHERWADILTAAASREPALKSYAARPQFTDATWHFMRSNEMGDVYSGETVSTRGPNQIYVRRPERRSHLGSLGNGPILIRLNKRGTFNVELTVDLPPGRGPIVVAKCKRGHFGFEFDSTSSWVARGLSDFQWHGRMDCSGPKFRSNWSGRTSIHLFHVSTGAGGQEDQTSDGTFLIYRPDQAASDEEAERIAQVVDLE, from the coding sequence ATGATCAAATCAATTTTGCCTATCGTTCTACTGGTCTGGATGCTCACCGCCGCAAACTACGCTTTTGCGGAACTCACACACCTCGCCGTAATTGACGATGCGGATGGCTACACGAATGTTCGCCAGGGAAAGAGCACCAAAACGCCGATTTTGGGCAGGATTGATGAGGACGTCCGTTTCCTGGTAGAGCCGTCCTCGGAGAGCTGGTGGCTGGTAAGAATGCCGGACGGGACGAGTGGATACATGCATAGCAGTTGCATACGCGTCCTGGGGAAGGCGGTGGCTGCGTCGCCAACCACTCCGGAAACCAGGACGTCTCAAGCAGACGACTCGGATCTGGGGGGGCATTTTTCGCCCGGAATCCAGCCGCCCACCGCGGATGCTTCCGCCACTGAAAAATTTCTCTACGAGTTGCACTCCGTCACCATGTCCTACTTCCTGGCGAGTTCTTACCAGGTTTCCATCGGGAACAATGTGTATACCGATGCTCACTGGGCATTGGGCCGGGCGCTTGGGGTGAAGGATCTTCTTGAATCGGAGTTGGTGGACGAAGTGCCAGGATCCATCACGGATTTTTGTGGTAATGCCCTCCAACTGGATGGTGCACTGCAAATCATCGCGCGTGCTAGTGAGAGTGCCGGCCGAGCCGCGGTGAATGACGCAAGGGATGCTTTCATCCAAAGTGCCACCGGATCCCAGCGGGACGGTGCCGACCCCGCATTGAACGTGCTGGCGCGTGCAATCCTCCGGGCAGGGGCTGTTCAAGTCATGGCCCGCAATCTTCTCGGCGCGAAACAGAACGGGGGCTACCACGAGCGTTGGGCGGACATACTTACCGCAGCAGCTTCGCGGGAACCCGCCCTCAAAAGCTATGCCGCACGACCGCAGTTCACGGATGCCACCTGGCACTTCATGCGCTCCAATGAGATGGGCGATGTATACAGTGGAGAGACAGTCAGCACCCGCGGTCCCAACCAGATTTATGTCAGGCGGCCCGAGCGTCGCAGCCACCTGGGCAGCCTGGGCAATGGACCCATTCTGATCCGGTTGAACAAGCGTGGCACGTTCAACGTTGAGCTGACTGTGGACCTGCCTCCTGGGAGAGGTCCCATTGTGGTGGCCAAGTGCAAGCGGGGTCACTTTGGTTTCGAATTCGATTCCACCTCCTCATGGGTCGCGCGGGGATTGAGCGATTTTCAATGGCACGGTCGTATGGATTGCTCTGGACCTAAATTCCGCAGCAACTGGAGTGGGCGGACAAGCATCCATCTCTTTCACGTTTCGACGGGTGCCGGCGGTCAGGAGGACCAGACAAGTGACGGCACGTTCCTCATCTACCGCCCCGACCAGGCTGCTTCGGATGAAGAGGCCGAGCGAATCGCTCAGGTTGTGGACCTGGAGTAG
- a CDS encoding CotH kinase family protein, with protein sequence MEEWSTAGMLGYEQRARPELILGVDKISERQAAMLQAGLLKMSHTFATPEELASDSSAAIALYGKSCPSPQQALLARSMPPSTALLPARGELAPDITVISLVCRAQDLFDAESGIIANKEETGQEWERPAWLSAQRGSHLLVESPVGLRVHGGFNRKTPQTSFRLVFHSSYSGHDAAPAGLFFGGDSPASTEFILTNAAHPSRFNAALATEIATLAGCHTSRCTPAVVYLNGTRIPAPYFIYQRQSEEFVKDRFGLADVDWVRLKSRRPNENENYIIWRKWIRRERYPISMAEEGARFDLEELSAWVLAMTFTATTDNNQGGYFRDRSSSDAVWRTLTWDMDQAFNEIVQVVDGRRINYSEQPFEAIIGDRARLFFRLIEGSSEYRDYFRRFVRHKLESSLTQENLGSLLERYVHIARMQPDKAPELLDALARSREFLTTRRDTYLQYVEQRLQQAEEFHRKRLAQVTEN encoded by the coding sequence ATGGAAGAATGGAGCACGGCAGGAATGCTGGGCTACGAGCAGCGTGCCCGCCCCGAGCTCATCCTTGGCGTGGACAAGATCTCGGAACGCCAGGCCGCGATGCTGCAAGCCGGCCTGCTGAAGATGAGCCACACATTTGCGACACCAGAAGAGCTGGCCTCCGATTCATCCGCCGCCATTGCACTCTACGGAAAAAGTTGCCCGTCACCTCAGCAGGCGCTCCTCGCGAGGAGCATGCCTCCTTCCACAGCGCTCCTCCCCGCCCGAGGAGAGCTGGCTCCAGACATCACGGTCATTTCCCTCGTGTGCCGTGCTCAGGATCTCTTTGATGCGGAGTCAGGCATCATTGCCAACAAGGAAGAAACCGGACAGGAGTGGGAGCGGCCAGCCTGGCTTAGTGCACAGCGAGGCAGCCACCTGCTGGTGGAGAGCCCAGTGGGTTTGCGTGTCCATGGCGGGTTCAATCGCAAGACTCCGCAGACGAGTTTTCGCCTCGTCTTCCACAGCAGCTACAGCGGTCATGACGCAGCTCCCGCAGGACTGTTCTTCGGTGGCGATTCTCCGGCGTCCACGGAATTCATCCTGACCAATGCCGCACATCCCAGCCGATTTAACGCAGCGCTGGCCACCGAAATCGCAACGCTCGCAGGCTGCCATACGTCACGCTGCACCCCGGCAGTGGTGTATTTGAATGGCACCCGCATTCCTGCCCCTTACTTCATCTATCAGCGCCAGTCGGAAGAGTTTGTGAAGGATCGCTTCGGACTTGCCGATGTGGATTGGGTTCGACTGAAGTCGCGACGTCCCAACGAGAATGAAAACTACATCATCTGGCGGAAATGGATCCGCCGTGAGCGGTATCCCATTTCCATGGCAGAAGAAGGTGCCCGCTTCGATCTGGAAGAGCTGAGCGCATGGGTGCTGGCCATGACCTTTACTGCCACCACGGACAACAACCAGGGTGGCTACTTCCGTGATCGCAGCTCTTCAGATGCCGTGTGGCGCACGCTCACTTGGGACATGGATCAGGCCTTCAATGAGATCGTGCAGGTGGTCGACGGACGGCGTATCAACTACAGCGAGCAACCCTTCGAAGCCATCATCGGAGACCGGGCCCGGCTGTTCTTCCGGCTCATTGAAGGCTCCTCCGAATACAGGGACTACTTCCGGCGTTTCGTACGTCACAAGCTGGAAAGCAGCCTCACCCAGGAAAACCTCGGTTCACTTCTTGAGCGCTATGTACACATCGCCAGAATGCAGCCGGACAAGGCTCCGGAACTGCTCGACGCACTGGCGCGAAGCCGCGAATTCCTGACCACGCGCCGCGATACGTACCTGCAATACGTGGAACAGCGCCTGCAGCAGGCCGAGGAATTTCATCGCAAGCGACTGGCGCAAGTCACGGAGAACTAG
- a CDS encoding DUF4956 domain-containing protein has product MTIADLREAANTIMFGGDTRRVADLGLFTLSLALGAALLSSLLLSWAYSAFYGSRATGSNVHRSFPLISIAITAIFICVQFSLPLSLGLLGSLSIVRFRTPIKEPEEIGFIMLVIASALCCASFNVAFLIAILGVAMVALLVLRWSPAFLRRRAGSGTLVIRCTGEQYREALPSMISLIESHLSKPTFDSLSTAEDACVLTWSFQKVCLVKSAELERKLQETLPQASVGVYYNNHANA; this is encoded by the coding sequence ATGACCATTGCTGATCTTCGCGAGGCCGCGAATACCATCATGTTCGGCGGTGACACACGCCGCGTGGCAGATCTTGGCCTCTTCACTCTGAGCCTCGCCCTGGGTGCGGCGTTGTTATCTTCGCTGCTGCTCTCCTGGGCCTACAGCGCCTTCTACGGGTCACGTGCGACCGGAAGCAATGTGCACCGTTCCTTCCCCCTCATCAGCATTGCGATTACCGCCATCTTCATCTGCGTGCAGTTCTCGCTGCCGCTGTCCCTGGGTTTGCTCGGCTCGCTGTCGATTGTGCGTTTCCGCACTCCCATCAAGGAGCCGGAAGAAATCGGCTTCATCATGCTGGTGATCGCGTCTGCTCTCTGCTGCGCTTCCTTCAATGTGGCCTTCCTCATCGCCATTCTCGGAGTCGCGATGGTGGCACTTCTCGTTCTGCGGTGGAGCCCGGCCTTCCTGCGTCGTCGCGCCGGCTCCGGCACGCTGGTCATTCGCTGCACTGGCGAGCAGTATCGCGAGGCCCTTCCTTCGATGATCTCTCTCATCGAATCGCACTTGAGCAAGCCCACCTTCGACAGCCTCTCCACCGCGGAGGACGCCTGCGTGCTCACGTGGTCGTTTCAAAAAGTCTGTCTTGTGAAATCCGCCGAGCTTGAGCGGAAGCTCCAGGAGACACTGCCCCAGGCCTCCGTGGGTGTGTACTACAACAATCACGCCAACGCCTGA
- a CDS encoding VTC domain-containing protein produces MSAPAVRQFPSAAAKEQELKFHVPQHVTDSFRQWLGMTLQPHRSHAETTVCSIYFDTPEGVSFLEKAASDFRKTKYRVRWYADGAGQPLSVPAFIEIKEKHGAARRKFRCPLPMTGAELARTSFRDPSLTGLFQRHSPPGAETPPASLRPVLELRYLRRRYHHPIFPDSFCLDENIRCVRTHPAAAPSGSERPLPLAVFEQKGPSREAVPLLQALPRFGARRAALSKYFLIMLQLLPHSRHS; encoded by the coding sequence TTGAGCGCCCCTGCCGTTCGCCAGTTCCCATCTGCAGCCGCCAAGGAACAAGAACTCAAGTTCCATGTGCCGCAGCACGTGACGGATTCCTTCCGGCAGTGGCTTGGCATGACGCTGCAGCCACATCGGAGCCATGCGGAAACCACGGTCTGCTCAATCTATTTTGATACTCCAGAGGGCGTGTCCTTCCTGGAAAAGGCGGCAAGTGACTTCCGCAAAACCAAATATCGCGTGCGCTGGTACGCCGACGGAGCAGGTCAGCCGCTGTCCGTACCCGCCTTCATCGAGATCAAGGAGAAGCACGGAGCCGCACGCCGGAAGTTCCGCTGCCCTCTTCCCATGACGGGCGCTGAGCTGGCGCGCACGTCCTTTCGCGATCCATCGCTCACCGGCTTGTTCCAACGGCACTCGCCTCCAGGGGCGGAGACACCCCCGGCCAGCCTGCGTCCCGTGCTGGAACTCCGCTACCTGCGGCGGCGGTACCATCACCCAATCTTTCCCGACAGCTTCTGTCTGGACGAGAACATCCGCTGCGTGCGCACGCATCCCGCCGCGGCGCCGTCGGGGTCAGAGCGTCCGCTTCCGCTCGCGGTCTTCGAACAAAAGGGGCCCTCACGTGAGGCGGTGCCGCTTCTACAGGCATTGCCACGCTTTGGGGCACGCCGTGCCGCTCTCTCGAAATACTTCCTCATTATGCTGCAGCTTCTCCCCCATTCCCGCCACTCATGA